In the Gossypium arboreum isolate Shixiya-1 chromosome 10, ASM2569848v2, whole genome shotgun sequence genome, one interval contains:
- the LOC108489549 gene encoding uncharacterized protein LOC108489549 isoform X1, with amino-acid sequence MGSLGFRPPQFSEELAWLPACLQRITDSAVQPRSPSHQQFKEFSCIQGEDSELLLSKEDIRCNSFCLILSGEDNSPISSFPSSKDVLHFHLNLSSDGDSQYYQSQLFSAACTQHGSKNVLQLPQIEIPAGEKNDPVQNEDGACGLNALPMISIPRDVENVGEKTALIQNEGSACGVNALPIISIPRDMENVAEKTALIQNEESACGVNALPITSNPRDVENVGEKIALIQTKDSSCAVNALPMISISRDVENFGAQSSNDANDGSEHSIEKVTSRNLKSTDIKDAVELSIAASEALVIHELVKSDSGAEALPTAAVLEAALQVKQARLESSEDAFDCPTETSDEMDFLSDLDDLTMADAFEDVGLSFSCFSNQHACDSDVSLVKDTPVSEDCFRSGNRTENAEHFSPQNKPSDYPTASSKNSDPILHEMVEEISYVSATAERVGFSKVDASLQSQADLHCSDLCDLKNAAGESNASPFVTDGFRSRWLGGWTGKEADPEQLKPKTKNITMCFAAETSFFSESADVAPDENSLVRKCANERSNIASDQSVHFEGLPDQVDEGIMVSQDVRSSYPSLVDPLCSVVPCSISSENAGTALGQNGNCGEDSARNCPFSSVGPQNENMHVESTFETRQDLPEFDGEYSAPKVRRQLTSLKIYSKVLHENDSILGSPRLCVNQLTYLHLRDKNSGIRFCDKKNSEMSLAQSSKPECTISRDAEENIAVNNPDGEGMNDKHYEHPKDRAQLQYQPSMGKSSLLILPQRIRQRLQAAKLLDCGSKANAEQIVAEDVSVFHNSGSNIQGMQSECNNDMKVPARKRVHFSEIEVDFQKNKELTTRQSSHKKSSASRPGKRFKPDAQIEDGKRGSTMHFRHQKGFLFQDIKFLLTGFSRAKEKEIEGLIWKYGGIVLVDVPSPSNRGKRCSRHKFQQLPIILCPKKLQTKKFMYGCAVNSLILKDKWLTDSVTAGSALSPEKYMILSNQPETRLTRIWKPVRHDNGGYIFDGVGVMLHGKPHFCTKFAKVIQHGGGRVFKTLLCLIQNLDAEKISMAVIVCEGENRASRHLRQCASERTIPMMPSGWIVRSLYSGKLLPFNEKKHTTLHAVTASDCMISDNWSQEI; translated from the exons ATGGGAAGCTTAGGGTTTCGTCCTCCCCAATTTTCCGAG GAATTGGCTTGGCTTCCAGCTTGTCTTCAACGAATCACAGATTCCGCAGTGCAGCCCAGAAGCCCTTCTCACCAACAATTTAAG GAGTTTTCATGTATACAAGGAGAAGATTCAGAATTGCTGCTGTCAAAGGAAGATATTCGATGTAATAGTTTTTGTTTAATCTTATCAGGAGAAGACAATTCGCCAATTAGTTCTTTTCCTTCTTCCAAGGAT GTGCTTCATTTCCATCTAAATCTGTCATCAGATGGTGATTCACAGTACTACCAAAGTCAACTTTTTAGTGCAGCTTGCACTCAGCATGGCTCTAAAAATGTTTTGCAATTACCACAAATTGAAATACCAGCTGGAGAAAAGAATGACCCAGTACAAAATGAAGATGGTGCTTGTGGGTTAAATGCTTTGCCTATGATTTCCATCCCAAGAGATGTGGAGAATGTTGGAGAAAAGACTgccttgatacaaaatgaaggTAGTGCTTGTGGGGTAAATGCTTTGCCTATAATTTCCATCCCAAGAGATATGGAGAATGTTGCAGAAAAGACTGCCCTGATACAAAATGAAGAGAGTGCTTGTGGGGTAAATGCTTTGCCTATAACTTCCAACCCGAGAGATGTGGAGAATGTTGGAGAAAAGATTGCCTTGATACAAACTAAAGATAGTTCTTGTGCAGTAAATGCCTTGCCTATGATTTCCATCTCAAGAGATGTAGAGAATTTTGGTGCACAATCATCAAATGACGCCAATGATGGCAGTGAGCATTCCATAGAAAAAGTCACTAGCAGAAACCTCAAAAGTACTGATATTAAAGATGCAGTCGAACTCTCTATTGCCGCATCAGAAGCTTTAGTAATACATGAATTAGTGAAGAGTGACTCAGGTGCAGAAGCTTTGCCTACAGCAGCGGTACTTGAAGCTGCCCTTCAGGTTAAGCAAGCACGTCTGGAGAGCTCAGAAGATGCATTTGATTGCCCAACTGAGACAAGTGATGAGATGGACTTTCTTTCAGACTTGGATGATTTAACCATGGCTGATGCATTTGAAGATGTTGGATTATCTTTTAGTTGCTTTAGTAATCAGCATGCTTGTGATTCAGATGTATCTTTAGTCAAAGACACTCCTGTATCTGAAGATTGTTTCAGGAGTGGGAATAGAACTGAAAATGCAGAACACTTTTCTCCTCAAAATAAACCTTCTGATTATCCAACTGCTAGCTCAAAAAACTCTGATCCAATTTTGCATGAGATGGTCGAGGAGATTTCATATGTTTCAGCAACTGCAGAG AGAGTTGGCTTTTCAAAAGTGGATGCTTCTCTTCAATCTCAGGCTGATTTGCATTGTTCTGATTTATGTGATCTGAAGAATGCTG CAGGGGAAAGTAATGCAAGTCCATTTGTCACCGATGGATTCAGAAGTCGTTGGTTAGGTGGTTGGACAGGGAAG GAAGCTGATCCTGAACAGCTGaaaccaaaaaccaaaaataTCACTATGTGTTTTGCTGCTGAGACTAGTTTCTTCTCTGAATCTGCTGATGTTGCACCTGATGAAAACTCATTAGTCAGGAAGTGTGCAAACGAGAGATCTAACATAGCTTCGGATCAAAGTGTACACTTTGAGGGTTTACCTGACCAAGTTGATGAGGGCATTATGGTTTCTCAAGATGTGAGATCCTCTTATCCATCCTTGGTGGATCCCCTTTGTTCCGTTGTTCCTTGCAGTATTTCTTCAGAAAATGCTGGTACTGCATTAGGTCAGAATGGAAATTGTGGAGAAGATAGTGCGAGAAATTGTCCATTCTCCTCAGTAGGACCTCAGAATGAGAATATGCATGTAGAATCTACATTTGAGACCAGGCAAGATCTGCCCGAATTTGATGGTGAATATTCTGCACCAAAAGTTCGGAGGCAGTTGACCTCACTTAAAATATATAGTAAAGTTTTGCATGAAAATGATTCTATTTTGGGAAGTCCAAGACTTTGTGTTAATCAATTGACCTATTTACACTTGAGAGACAAAAACAGTGGAATTAGATTTTGTGATAAAAAAAATTCTGAGATGTCCTTGGCTCAAAGCTCCAAACCTGAGTGTACAATTAGTCGAGATGCTGAAGAAAATATTGCTGTGAATAATCCAGATGGAGAAGGAATGAATGATAAGCACTATGAACATCCTAAAGATAGGGCCCAGTTGCAATACCAGCCATCCATGGGAAAGAGCTCTCTTCTTATTCTACCACAAAGGATTCGCCAACGACTTCAGGCAGCGAAACTTTTGGATTGTGGTTCAAAGGCAAATGCTGAACAGATTGTTGCAGAAGATGTCTCTGTCTTTCATAACTCAGGCAGCAATATTCAGGGGATGCAATCTGAGTGTAATAATGATATGAAGGTTCCAGCAAGAAAAAGGGTTCATTTCTCAGAAATCGAAGTTGACTTTCAGAAAAACAAGGAGCTTACCACACGACAATCTTCACACAAAAAAT cCTCTGCTTCGAGACCTGGCAAAAGGTTTAAACCAGATGCTCAAATTGAAGATGGTAAAAGGGGCTCAACAATGCACTTCAGGCATCAGAAGGGTTTTTTATTTCAGGATATAAAATTTCTGCTTACAGGATTTTCGAGAGCGAAGGAAAAGGAAATTGAAGGATTGATCTGGAAATATGGTGGTATTGTTCTGGTTGATGTTCCATCTCCTTCGAACAGGGGAAAGAGATGTTCAAGGCATAAGTTCCAGCAGCTTCCTATCATTCTATGCCCAAAAAAG CTACAAACAAAAAAATTCATGTATGGATGTGCGGTGAATTCATTAATTCTAAAAGATAAGTGGCTTACTGATTCAGTTACAGCTGGTTCTGCGTTATCACCTGAAAA ATACATGATTCTATCGAATCAACCAGAAACTAGGCTTACAAGAATTTGGAAGCCTGTACGTCATGATAACGGCGGCTATATTTTTGATGGAGTAGGAGTTATGCTTCATGGGAAGCCACATTTCTGCACCAAATTTGCAAAAGTAATCCAG CATGGAGGGGGACGTGTGTTCAAAACTCTCCTGTGCTTAATTCAAAATCTCGATGCTGAGAAAATATCGATGGCAGTTATTGTTTGTGAAGGTGAGAATAGGGCGTCTCGTCACCTACGACAATGTGCTTCAGAGAGAACGATACCCATGATG CCAAGTGGTTGGATTGTAAGGAGCTTGTACTCAGGGAAGCTTCTTCCTTTCAACGAAAAGAAGCATACCACTTTGCATGCTGTGACGGCTTCAGATTGTATGATTTCTGATAATTGGAGTCAAGAAATTTGA
- the LOC108489549 gene encoding uncharacterized protein LOC108489549 isoform X2, which translates to MGSLGFRPPQFSEELAWLPACLQRITDSAVQPRSPSHQQFKEFSCIQGEDSELLLSKEDIRCNSFCLILSGEDNSPISSFPSSKDVLHFHLNLSSDGDSQYYQSQLFSAACTQHGSKNVLQLPQIEIPAGEKNDPVQNEDGACGLNALPMISIPRDVENVGEKTALIQNEGSACGVNALPIISIPRDMENVAEKTALIQNEESACGVNALPITSNPRDVENVGEKIALIQTKDSSCAVNALPMISISRDVENFGAQSSNDANDGSEHSIEKVTSRNLKSTDIKDAVELSIAASEALVIHELVKSDSGAEALPTAAVLEAALQVKQARLESSEDAFDCPTETSDEMDFLSDLDDLTMADAFEDVGLSFSCFSNQHACDSDVSLVKDTPVSEDCFRSGNRTENAEHFSPQNKPSDYPTASSKNSDPILHEMVEEISYVSATAERVGFSKVDASLQSQADLHCSDLCDLKNAGESNASPFVTDGFRSRWLGGWTGKKEADPEQLKPKTKNITMCFAAETSFFSESADVAPDENSLVRKCANERSNIASDQSVHFEGLPDQVDEGIMVSQDVRSSYPSLVDPLCSVVPCSISSENAGTALGQNGNCGEDSARNCPFSSVGPQNENMHVESTFETRQDLPEFDGEYSAPKVRRQLTSLKIYSKVLHENDSILGSPRLCVNQLTYLHLRDKNSGIRFCDKKNSEMSLAQSSKPECTISRDAEENIAVNNPDGEGMNDKHYEHPKDRAQLQYQPSMGKSSLLILPQRIRQRLQAAKLLDCGSKANAEQIVAEDVSVFHNSGSNIQGMQSECNNDMKVPARKRVHFSEIEVDFQKNKELTTRQSSHKKSSASRPGKRFKPDAQIEDGKRGSTMHFRHQKGFLFQDIKFLLTGFSRAKEKEIEGLIWKYGGIVLVDVPSPSNRGKRCSRHKFQQLPIILCPKKLQTKKFMYGCAVNSLILKDKWLTDSVTAGSALSPEKYMILSNQPETRLTRIWKPVRHDNGGYIFDGVGVMLHGKPHFCTKFAKVIQHGGGRVFKTLLCLIQNLDAEKISMAVIVCEGENRASRHLRQCASERTIPMMPSGWIVRSLYSGKLLPFNEKKHTTLHAVTASDCMISDNWSQEI; encoded by the exons ATGGGAAGCTTAGGGTTTCGTCCTCCCCAATTTTCCGAG GAATTGGCTTGGCTTCCAGCTTGTCTTCAACGAATCACAGATTCCGCAGTGCAGCCCAGAAGCCCTTCTCACCAACAATTTAAG GAGTTTTCATGTATACAAGGAGAAGATTCAGAATTGCTGCTGTCAAAGGAAGATATTCGATGTAATAGTTTTTGTTTAATCTTATCAGGAGAAGACAATTCGCCAATTAGTTCTTTTCCTTCTTCCAAGGAT GTGCTTCATTTCCATCTAAATCTGTCATCAGATGGTGATTCACAGTACTACCAAAGTCAACTTTTTAGTGCAGCTTGCACTCAGCATGGCTCTAAAAATGTTTTGCAATTACCACAAATTGAAATACCAGCTGGAGAAAAGAATGACCCAGTACAAAATGAAGATGGTGCTTGTGGGTTAAATGCTTTGCCTATGATTTCCATCCCAAGAGATGTGGAGAATGTTGGAGAAAAGACTgccttgatacaaaatgaaggTAGTGCTTGTGGGGTAAATGCTTTGCCTATAATTTCCATCCCAAGAGATATGGAGAATGTTGCAGAAAAGACTGCCCTGATACAAAATGAAGAGAGTGCTTGTGGGGTAAATGCTTTGCCTATAACTTCCAACCCGAGAGATGTGGAGAATGTTGGAGAAAAGATTGCCTTGATACAAACTAAAGATAGTTCTTGTGCAGTAAATGCCTTGCCTATGATTTCCATCTCAAGAGATGTAGAGAATTTTGGTGCACAATCATCAAATGACGCCAATGATGGCAGTGAGCATTCCATAGAAAAAGTCACTAGCAGAAACCTCAAAAGTACTGATATTAAAGATGCAGTCGAACTCTCTATTGCCGCATCAGAAGCTTTAGTAATACATGAATTAGTGAAGAGTGACTCAGGTGCAGAAGCTTTGCCTACAGCAGCGGTACTTGAAGCTGCCCTTCAGGTTAAGCAAGCACGTCTGGAGAGCTCAGAAGATGCATTTGATTGCCCAACTGAGACAAGTGATGAGATGGACTTTCTTTCAGACTTGGATGATTTAACCATGGCTGATGCATTTGAAGATGTTGGATTATCTTTTAGTTGCTTTAGTAATCAGCATGCTTGTGATTCAGATGTATCTTTAGTCAAAGACACTCCTGTATCTGAAGATTGTTTCAGGAGTGGGAATAGAACTGAAAATGCAGAACACTTTTCTCCTCAAAATAAACCTTCTGATTATCCAACTGCTAGCTCAAAAAACTCTGATCCAATTTTGCATGAGATGGTCGAGGAGATTTCATATGTTTCAGCAACTGCAGAG AGAGTTGGCTTTTCAAAAGTGGATGCTTCTCTTCAATCTCAGGCTGATTTGCATTGTTCTGATTTATGTGATCTGAAGAATGCTG GGGAAAGTAATGCAAGTCCATTTGTCACCGATGGATTCAGAAGTCGTTGGTTAGGTGGTTGGACAGGGAAG AAGGAAGCTGATCCTGAACAGCTGaaaccaaaaaccaaaaataTCACTATGTGTTTTGCTGCTGAGACTAGTTTCTTCTCTGAATCTGCTGATGTTGCACCTGATGAAAACTCATTAGTCAGGAAGTGTGCAAACGAGAGATCTAACATAGCTTCGGATCAAAGTGTACACTTTGAGGGTTTACCTGACCAAGTTGATGAGGGCATTATGGTTTCTCAAGATGTGAGATCCTCTTATCCATCCTTGGTGGATCCCCTTTGTTCCGTTGTTCCTTGCAGTATTTCTTCAGAAAATGCTGGTACTGCATTAGGTCAGAATGGAAATTGTGGAGAAGATAGTGCGAGAAATTGTCCATTCTCCTCAGTAGGACCTCAGAATGAGAATATGCATGTAGAATCTACATTTGAGACCAGGCAAGATCTGCCCGAATTTGATGGTGAATATTCTGCACCAAAAGTTCGGAGGCAGTTGACCTCACTTAAAATATATAGTAAAGTTTTGCATGAAAATGATTCTATTTTGGGAAGTCCAAGACTTTGTGTTAATCAATTGACCTATTTACACTTGAGAGACAAAAACAGTGGAATTAGATTTTGTGATAAAAAAAATTCTGAGATGTCCTTGGCTCAAAGCTCCAAACCTGAGTGTACAATTAGTCGAGATGCTGAAGAAAATATTGCTGTGAATAATCCAGATGGAGAAGGAATGAATGATAAGCACTATGAACATCCTAAAGATAGGGCCCAGTTGCAATACCAGCCATCCATGGGAAAGAGCTCTCTTCTTATTCTACCACAAAGGATTCGCCAACGACTTCAGGCAGCGAAACTTTTGGATTGTGGTTCAAAGGCAAATGCTGAACAGATTGTTGCAGAAGATGTCTCTGTCTTTCATAACTCAGGCAGCAATATTCAGGGGATGCAATCTGAGTGTAATAATGATATGAAGGTTCCAGCAAGAAAAAGGGTTCATTTCTCAGAAATCGAAGTTGACTTTCAGAAAAACAAGGAGCTTACCACACGACAATCTTCACACAAAAAAT cCTCTGCTTCGAGACCTGGCAAAAGGTTTAAACCAGATGCTCAAATTGAAGATGGTAAAAGGGGCTCAACAATGCACTTCAGGCATCAGAAGGGTTTTTTATTTCAGGATATAAAATTTCTGCTTACAGGATTTTCGAGAGCGAAGGAAAAGGAAATTGAAGGATTGATCTGGAAATATGGTGGTATTGTTCTGGTTGATGTTCCATCTCCTTCGAACAGGGGAAAGAGATGTTCAAGGCATAAGTTCCAGCAGCTTCCTATCATTCTATGCCCAAAAAAG CTACAAACAAAAAAATTCATGTATGGATGTGCGGTGAATTCATTAATTCTAAAAGATAAGTGGCTTACTGATTCAGTTACAGCTGGTTCTGCGTTATCACCTGAAAA ATACATGATTCTATCGAATCAACCAGAAACTAGGCTTACAAGAATTTGGAAGCCTGTACGTCATGATAACGGCGGCTATATTTTTGATGGAGTAGGAGTTATGCTTCATGGGAAGCCACATTTCTGCACCAAATTTGCAAAAGTAATCCAG CATGGAGGGGGACGTGTGTTCAAAACTCTCCTGTGCTTAATTCAAAATCTCGATGCTGAGAAAATATCGATGGCAGTTATTGTTTGTGAAGGTGAGAATAGGGCGTCTCGTCACCTACGACAATGTGCTTCAGAGAGAACGATACCCATGATG CCAAGTGGTTGGATTGTAAGGAGCTTGTACTCAGGGAAGCTTCTTCCTTTCAACGAAAAGAAGCATACCACTTTGCATGCTGTGACGGCTTCAGATTGTATGATTTCTGATAATTGGAGTCAAGAAATTTGA
- the LOC108489549 gene encoding uncharacterized protein LOC108489549 isoform X3 → MGSLGFRPPQFSEELAWLPACLQRITDSAVQPRSPSHQQFKEFSCIQGEDSELLLSKEDIRCNSFCLILSGEDNSPISSFPSSKDVLHFHLNLSSDGDSQYYQSQLFSAACTQHGSKNVLQLPQIEIPAGEKNDPVQNEDGACGLNALPMISIPRDVENVGEKTALIQNEGSACGVNALPIISIPRDMENVAEKTALIQNEESACGVNALPITSNPRDVENVGEKIALIQTKDSSCAVNALPMISISRDVENFGAQSSNDANDGSEHSIEKVTSRNLKSTDIKDAVELSIAASEALVIHELVKSDSGAEALPTAAVLEAALQVKQARLESSEDAFDCPTETSDEMDFLSDLDDLTMADAFEDVGLSFSCFSNQHACDSDVSLVKDTPVSEDCFRSGNRTENAEHFSPQNKPSDYPTASSKNSDPILHEMVEEISYVSATAERVGFSKVDASLQSQADLHCSDLCDLKNAAGESNASPFVTDGFRSRWLGGWTGKKEADPEQLKPKTKNITMCFAAETSFFSESADVAPDENSLVRKCANERSNIASDQSVHFEGLPDQVDEGIMVSQDVRSSYPSLVDPLCSVVPCSISSENAGTALGQNGNCGEDSARNCPFSSVGPQNENMHVESTFETRQDLPEFDGEYSAPKVRRQLTSLKIYSKVLHENDSILGSPRLCVNQLTYLHLRDKNSGIRFCDKKNSEMSLAQSSKPECTISRDAEENIAVNNPDGEGMNDKHYEHPKDRAQLQYQPSMGKSSLLILPQRIRQRLQAAKLLDCGSKANAEQIVAEDVSVFHNSGSNIQGMQSECNNDMKVPARKRVHFSEIEVDFQKNKELTTRQSSHKKSSASRPGKRFKPDAQIEDGKRGSTMHFRHQKGFLFQDIKFLLTGFSRAKEKEIEGLIWKYGGIVLVDVPSPSNRGKRCSRHKFQQLPIILCPKKFVSDTYIGNWRLETFSKY, encoded by the exons ATGGGAAGCTTAGGGTTTCGTCCTCCCCAATTTTCCGAG GAATTGGCTTGGCTTCCAGCTTGTCTTCAACGAATCACAGATTCCGCAGTGCAGCCCAGAAGCCCTTCTCACCAACAATTTAAG GAGTTTTCATGTATACAAGGAGAAGATTCAGAATTGCTGCTGTCAAAGGAAGATATTCGATGTAATAGTTTTTGTTTAATCTTATCAGGAGAAGACAATTCGCCAATTAGTTCTTTTCCTTCTTCCAAGGAT GTGCTTCATTTCCATCTAAATCTGTCATCAGATGGTGATTCACAGTACTACCAAAGTCAACTTTTTAGTGCAGCTTGCACTCAGCATGGCTCTAAAAATGTTTTGCAATTACCACAAATTGAAATACCAGCTGGAGAAAAGAATGACCCAGTACAAAATGAAGATGGTGCTTGTGGGTTAAATGCTTTGCCTATGATTTCCATCCCAAGAGATGTGGAGAATGTTGGAGAAAAGACTgccttgatacaaaatgaaggTAGTGCTTGTGGGGTAAATGCTTTGCCTATAATTTCCATCCCAAGAGATATGGAGAATGTTGCAGAAAAGACTGCCCTGATACAAAATGAAGAGAGTGCTTGTGGGGTAAATGCTTTGCCTATAACTTCCAACCCGAGAGATGTGGAGAATGTTGGAGAAAAGATTGCCTTGATACAAACTAAAGATAGTTCTTGTGCAGTAAATGCCTTGCCTATGATTTCCATCTCAAGAGATGTAGAGAATTTTGGTGCACAATCATCAAATGACGCCAATGATGGCAGTGAGCATTCCATAGAAAAAGTCACTAGCAGAAACCTCAAAAGTACTGATATTAAAGATGCAGTCGAACTCTCTATTGCCGCATCAGAAGCTTTAGTAATACATGAATTAGTGAAGAGTGACTCAGGTGCAGAAGCTTTGCCTACAGCAGCGGTACTTGAAGCTGCCCTTCAGGTTAAGCAAGCACGTCTGGAGAGCTCAGAAGATGCATTTGATTGCCCAACTGAGACAAGTGATGAGATGGACTTTCTTTCAGACTTGGATGATTTAACCATGGCTGATGCATTTGAAGATGTTGGATTATCTTTTAGTTGCTTTAGTAATCAGCATGCTTGTGATTCAGATGTATCTTTAGTCAAAGACACTCCTGTATCTGAAGATTGTTTCAGGAGTGGGAATAGAACTGAAAATGCAGAACACTTTTCTCCTCAAAATAAACCTTCTGATTATCCAACTGCTAGCTCAAAAAACTCTGATCCAATTTTGCATGAGATGGTCGAGGAGATTTCATATGTTTCAGCAACTGCAGAG AGAGTTGGCTTTTCAAAAGTGGATGCTTCTCTTCAATCTCAGGCTGATTTGCATTGTTCTGATTTATGTGATCTGAAGAATGCTG CAGGGGAAAGTAATGCAAGTCCATTTGTCACCGATGGATTCAGAAGTCGTTGGTTAGGTGGTTGGACAGGGAAG AAGGAAGCTGATCCTGAACAGCTGaaaccaaaaaccaaaaataTCACTATGTGTTTTGCTGCTGAGACTAGTTTCTTCTCTGAATCTGCTGATGTTGCACCTGATGAAAACTCATTAGTCAGGAAGTGTGCAAACGAGAGATCTAACATAGCTTCGGATCAAAGTGTACACTTTGAGGGTTTACCTGACCAAGTTGATGAGGGCATTATGGTTTCTCAAGATGTGAGATCCTCTTATCCATCCTTGGTGGATCCCCTTTGTTCCGTTGTTCCTTGCAGTATTTCTTCAGAAAATGCTGGTACTGCATTAGGTCAGAATGGAAATTGTGGAGAAGATAGTGCGAGAAATTGTCCATTCTCCTCAGTAGGACCTCAGAATGAGAATATGCATGTAGAATCTACATTTGAGACCAGGCAAGATCTGCCCGAATTTGATGGTGAATATTCTGCACCAAAAGTTCGGAGGCAGTTGACCTCACTTAAAATATATAGTAAAGTTTTGCATGAAAATGATTCTATTTTGGGAAGTCCAAGACTTTGTGTTAATCAATTGACCTATTTACACTTGAGAGACAAAAACAGTGGAATTAGATTTTGTGATAAAAAAAATTCTGAGATGTCCTTGGCTCAAAGCTCCAAACCTGAGTGTACAATTAGTCGAGATGCTGAAGAAAATATTGCTGTGAATAATCCAGATGGAGAAGGAATGAATGATAAGCACTATGAACATCCTAAAGATAGGGCCCAGTTGCAATACCAGCCATCCATGGGAAAGAGCTCTCTTCTTATTCTACCACAAAGGATTCGCCAACGACTTCAGGCAGCGAAACTTTTGGATTGTGGTTCAAAGGCAAATGCTGAACAGATTGTTGCAGAAGATGTCTCTGTCTTTCATAACTCAGGCAGCAATATTCAGGGGATGCAATCTGAGTGTAATAATGATATGAAGGTTCCAGCAAGAAAAAGGGTTCATTTCTCAGAAATCGAAGTTGACTTTCAGAAAAACAAGGAGCTTACCACACGACAATCTTCACACAAAAAAT cCTCTGCTTCGAGACCTGGCAAAAGGTTTAAACCAGATGCTCAAATTGAAGATGGTAAAAGGGGCTCAACAATGCACTTCAGGCATCAGAAGGGTTTTTTATTTCAGGATATAAAATTTCTGCTTACAGGATTTTCGAGAGCGAAGGAAAAGGAAATTGAAGGATTGATCTGGAAATATGGTGGTATTGTTCTGGTTGATGTTCCATCTCCTTCGAACAGGGGAAAGAGATGTTCAAGGCATAAGTTCCAGCAGCTTCCTATCATTCTATGCCCAAAAAAG TTTGTTTCTGACACATATATAGGAAATTGGAGGTTGGAAACTTTCTCTAAGTATTGA